TTATTCCAAAAGTCGTGTTAAATAATCTGTTTAAGCATACCCAAATGCAATCAACCTTTGGGGTTAATATGCTAGCGCTTGTTAATTCACGTCCAAAAACATTGAATTTACGTGAGATGATCTACCATTATTTGGAGCATCAACGTGTCATTGTTCGCAGACGTACCGAGTATGAATTGCGTCAAGCTGAAGCGCGCGCCCATATTTTAGAGGGTTTACGCATTGCACTTGATCATATTGATGAGATTATCAGTCTCATCCGTGCGTCACGCATGGCAGAAGAAGCACGCAATGCTTTGATCGAGCGATTTGGATTGAGTCATGAACAAGCTCAAGCGATTTTGGACATGCGTCTCCAACGCCTAACTGGTCTGGAACGTGAAAAGATTGAAGCAGAATACCAAGATCTTTTAGCTAAAATTGCTGAATTAAAAGGCATTCTTGCTGATGAGAATAAAATTTACTCTATCATTCGTGAAGAGATGAACGCCATCAAAGAGAAATTCGGAGACGACCGTCGTACGATAATCACGATTGGCGAAGATATGATTGAAGATGCAGATCTGATTCCAGAAGAGGAAGTTGTCATTTCCTTAACTCATAGTGGTTACGTGAAACGTTTACCAGTAACGACCTACCGTAGCCAAAAGCGTGGAGGACGTGGTATTCAAGGAATTGGAACCAAAGATGACGATTTTGTCGAGCATCTTTGCATCACTAACTCACACGATACCCTCTTGTTCTTTACTAGCAAAGGGAAGGTTTATCGCCTAAGAGGATTTGAAATTCCTGATCTGAGCCGTACAGCTAAAGGAACACCAATTATCAATTTGATTCAAATTGAAAAGGGTGAGACAGTTAGTGCTGTTATTCCGGTCAAGGAATTCAGGGAAGATCAGTTTATCTTCTTTGCCACAAAACAAGGTATCGTTAAAAAGACGGACTTAAAATCGTTTGAAAATATCCGACGTGGCGGTCTTTTTGCAGTTAACCTACGAGAAGACGATGAGCTAATCAATGTTCGTCTAACGGACGGTAATCAACAGATCATCATGGGTACAAAACAAGGGATGTCCGTTCGTTTTAATGAAGGCGACGTACGTACCATGGGACGTACTGCTACAGGTGTTAAGGGGATAACTCTAGATTCTAACGACGTAGTAATTGGTATGGATGTCATCCGTGAAGATGCTGAAGTATTGATTGTAACAGCAAAAGGCTACGGTAAACGTACACCTGTTTCTGAATATCGCATTCAGACGCGTGGAGGTAAAGGAATTAAAACGCATAATGTGACAGAGCGAAGCGGTCAAGTTGTTGGCTTAAAAGTCGTGCATGCTGATGAAGATTTAATGATTGTTACGATAACTGGCATCATTATTCGCATGGAGATTAAAGGAATTTCCGTTATGGGACGTTATACGCAAGGGGTAAAATTAATTCGTCTAGGCGATGAAGAGGAAGTTGTTTCAATTGCTACAGTAGAAGCTTCTGAAGATGAAGACTCTGATAATGAAGACTCTGATAATGAGAACAATCCTACAGAAGAACAAGCGATTGAGACAGACGACGCTAATGAAGCTACAGAAACAGAAGTTTCAGAAGTAGATACAGATGTAACTAACGATCCATCTGAAGAATAAGTAATATATAAAAGGGTGATTCCGTGATGGGATCACCCTTTTGTTTAAAGGTTTTTGGGAATATTATCAAGTTTTCCCTATCCTTTTGTAAGCATCGCTCTTATAATAGAATATAATTCTAAAGATATAGGTCTAATTTCTTAGTGATATATAGGGGGATCGATATGCCTGTTTGTCAGATTAAACACATACCGGTAGGATCTCGTTTAACGGAAGATGTTCATACACCGTTAGGAGGATTACTTTTTACAAGAGGAACGGTTATAGAAGACAGAGAAATAGAAATTTTAGATGCTTTTATGATTGAAGAGGTTCTTATTGAAGCTTTAACGGATGGAACTGTTATTATAGAAGGGCTTGTCGATGCCAAAAAACAGACATCAGTGGGGGGCAAAGAGAAAAGTAAGCCTACAAGGAAGCGACACACAGATTCAGGGTTTGTGGAACATATGGAAAAGGCAGTCTCTTCTTTTAAAAACCTTTTCCAACATGTACAAGGAGGACAAAGCATTCCTGTATTAGAAGTTCGGAATGTTATGACTACACTTCTTAAAGAAATCGAGGAACAATCTAATCTTTTGTTCATCCTAAAAAAAGCAGATAATCCGAATAACTACTTGTACGAGCACTGTGTAGGTGTGGGCCTACTTAGCTATATTATGGCTAAGTGGATGAAGCTTCCGGAAAAAGAATGGATGCAAGTAGCTTTAGCAGGGGTGCTCATGGATATAGGAAAAACCAAAGTCGATCATAAAATCCTGTGGAAGTCGGGAAAGTTAACACCAAGTGAATTTGAAGAGATGAAGAAACATACCGTTTATGGCTATGAGTTAATTAAATCAGCACAGGGTCTTACCCAGGGCGTTGGATTAGCTGCACTACAACATCATGAACGAGAAGACGGAAGTGGGTATCCATTTGGTATAAAAGGTGATAAAATACATATCTACAGTAAAATAATAGCTGTGGCTGATATGTATCACGCAATGTGCTCTGACCGGTTACATCAAAAGGCAACTTCTCCTTTTCTAGTAGTAGAGCAGTTGCTACAGGATAGTTTCGGTAAGTTAGATCCAAAAGTAGTTCGTGTCTTTGTTAATGGAATTACGCAGTTCTCTATAGGAAGTAAAGTAGAATTAAGTGATGGAACAGTGGGAAAAGTGGTATTTATAAATCAAAATTACCCAACCCGGCCGATGGTTGAAATAAATCAAAGCATCATTAATTTAGCTGATAAGAGAAATGTTTGGATTGTAAAAGCACTGGTCTAAGATAATTCTCCTATGAAGCCAAGATATTTATAACGAGTAGGTTATAAGTATCTTTTTTATTTGAAACAGAAAAAAGTTTAATTTTATTTAAAAAAACTATTGATTTTTATAATGCCTATATGTTAGACTAAGTCCATAAGGTTGAAACAGCGGTTACTGAGTAAGGGAAACAACTACTTGCCAAAATGGTTTTTTAAAAAAAGTTGTTGACAAGAAAAGTTGAAGCTGATATGATAAGAAAGTTGCTTCTGAAAAACTTAACAAAAAACTTCTTGACAAACAAAGAAGATTATGTTATAATGATGAAGCTGATGATGTTCTTTGAAAACTGAACAGTAAAATGTTTGATAGAAACACTAGCCAAGCAAGTTTTGAAGCTTTGATCAAGAACTACTTTAATGGAGAGTTTGATCCTGGCTCAGGACGAACGCTGGCGGCGTGCCTAATACATGCAAGTCGAGCGAGGGTCTTCGGACCCTAGCGGCGGACGGGTGAGTAACACGTAGGCAACCTGCCTGTAAGACTGGGATAACATAGGGAAACTTATGCTAATACCGGATAGGGTTTTGCTTCGCCTGAAGCGAAACGGAAAGATGGCGCAAGCTATCACTTACAGATGGGCCTGCGGCGCATTAGCTAGTTGGTGAGGTAACGGCTCACCAAGGCGACGATGCGTAGCCGACCTGAGAGGGTGACCGGCCACACTGGGACTGAGACACGGCCCAGACTCCTACGGGAGGCAGCAGTAGGGAATTTTCCACAATGGACGAAAGTCTGATGGAGCAACGCCGCGTGAACGATGAAGGCTTTCGGGTCGTAAAGTTCTGTTGTTAGGGAAGAAACAGTGCTATTTAAATAAGGTAGCACCTTGACGGTACCTAACGAGAAAGCCACGGCTAACTACGTGCCAGCAGCCGCGGTAATACGTAGGTGGCAAGCGTTGTCCGGAATTATTGGGCGTAAAGCGCGCGCAGGTGGCTATGTAAGTCTGATGTTAAAGCCCGAGGCTCAACCTCGGTTCGCATTGGAAACTGTGTAGCTTGAGTGCAGGAGAGGAAAGTGGTATTCCACGTGTAGCGGTGAAATGCGTAGAGATGTGGAGGAACACCAGTGGCGAAGGCGACTTTCTGGCCTGTAACTGACACTGAGGCGCGAAAGCGTGGGGAGCAAACAGGATTAGATACCCTGGTAGTCCACGCCGTAAACGATGAGTGCTAGGTGTTAGGGGTTTCAATACCCTTAGTGCCGCAGCTAACGCAATAAGCACTCCGCCTGGGGAGTACGCTCGCAAGAGTGAAACTCAAAGGAATTGACGGGGGCCCGCACAAGCGGTGGAGCATGTGGTTTAATTCGAAGCAACGCGAAGAACCTTACCAGGTCTTGACATCCCACTGACCGCTCTAGAGATAGAGCTTCCCTTCGGGGCAGTGGTGACAGGTGGTGCATGGTTGTCGTCAGCTCGTGTCGTGAGATGTTGGGTTAAGTCCCGCAACGAGCGCAACCCTTATCTTTAGTTGCCAGCATTCAGTTGGGCACTCTAGAGAGACTGCCGTCGACAAGACGGAGGAAGGCGGGGATGACGTCAAATCATCATGCCCCTTATGACCTGGGCTACACACGTGCTACAATGGTTGGTACAACGGGATGCTACTTCGCGAGAAGATGCTAATCTCTTAAAACCAATCTCAGTTCGGATTGTAGGCTGCAACTCGCCTACATGAAGTCGGAATCGCTAGTAATCGCGGATCAGCATGCCGCGGTGAATACGTTCCCGGGCCTTGTACACACCGCCCGTCACACCACGGGAGTTTGCAACACCCGAAGTCGGTGAGGTAACCGCAAGGAGCCAGCCGCCGAAGGTGGGGTAGATAACTGGGGTGAAGTCGTAACAAGGTATCCGTACCGGAAGGTGCGGATGGATCACCTCCTTTCTATGGAGACTTCCGATATCTCTTTGAGATATACGGTAGCAAATCGGCTAGCAAACAACTTTACTGTTCAGTTTTGAGAGAGCATTCTCTCAATGTCTGGTGATGATGGCAGAGGGGTCACACACGTTCCCATTCCGAACACGACCGTTAAGCCCTCTAGCGCCGATGGTACTTGCTCATTCGAGCCGGGAGAGTAGGACGTTGCCAGGCCGGTAACCTTCAAGGTTACTGAAACAATTATTTTGTTCTTTGAAAACTGGATAATGATAGAAAGCATACAAGGCAAACGTTCTTACTTTTAGTAGGAACATGCAATAACATTAGTGTAGATCGAAAGATCAAACCTTTAACTGTGGTTAAGTTAATAAGGGCACACGGTGGATGCCTTGGCGTTAGGAGCCGAAGAAGGACGCAGCGAACTGCGATAAGCCTCGGGGAGTGGTAAGCACACTTTGATCCGGGGATTTCCGAATGGGGGAACCCACCATCTGTAATGGGATGGTATCCTTCACTGAATACATAGGTGATGAGAAGGCAGACCCGGTGAACTGAAACATCTAAGTAGCCGGAGGAAGAGAAAACAATAGTGATTCCGTCAGTAGTGGCGAGCGAACGCGGAAGAGCCTAAACCGTAGGATTTATCCTACGGGGTTGTGGGGCGTTTCATATAGGAGTTACAAAAGACAGATGTAGGTGAACAGTTTGGGAAGACTGACCAAAGAGCGTGATAGTCGCGTAACCCAAACATCTGTCTCTCCGAGACCAACCCCGAGTAGCGCGGGACACGTGAAATCCCGTGTGAATCTGGCAGGACCATCTGCTAAGGCTAAATACTACCTAACGACCGATAGTGAACCAGTACCGTGAGGGAAAGGTGAAAAGCACCCCGGGAGGGGAGTGAAATAGTACCTGAAACCGTGTGCTTACAAATAGTCGGAGCACTTTCTATGTGTGACGGCGTGCCTTTTGTAGAATGAACCGGCGAGTTACGATAGCGTGCGAGGTTAAGTCGAAGAGACGGAGCCGCAGCGAAAGCGAGTCTGAATAGGGCGAAAGTACGTTGTCGTAGACCCGAAACCGTGTGATCTAGCCATGTCCAGGGTGAAGGTAGGGTAACACCTACTGGAGGCCCGAACCCACGCACGTTGAAAAGTGCGGGGATGAGGTGTGGCTAGCGGTGAAATTCCAATCGAACTCGGAGATAGCTGGTTCTCCCCGAAATAGCTTTAGGGCTAGCCTCGGATTTAGAGTCTTGGAGGTAGAGCACTGATTGGACTAGGGGCCCTCATCGGGTTACCGAATTCAGTCAAACTCCGAATGCCAAGTACTTATATCCGGGAGTCAGACGGTGAGTGCTAAGATCCATCGTCAAAAGGGAAACAGCCCAGACCATCAGCTAAGGCCCCCAAGTGTATGTTAAGTGGGAAACGATGTGGAGTTGCCCAGACAACCAGGATGTTGGCTTAGAAGCAGCCACCATTTAAAGAGTGCGTAATAGCTCACTGGTCGAGTGACTCTGCGCGGAAAATGTAACGGGGCTAAACATACCGCCGAAGCTATGGCAGTCCTTATGGACTGGGTAGGGGAGCGTTCCAAGCAGCAGTGAAGCCGTATCGTGAGGAGCGGTGGAGCGCTTGGAAGTGAGAATGCCGGTGTAAGTAGCGAAAAGACAAGTGAGAATCTTGTCCACCGAAAGCCTAAGGTTTCCTGGGGAAGGCTCGTCCTCCCAGGGTTAGTCGGGACCTAAGCTGAGGCCGAAAGGCGTAGGCGATGGACAACTGGTTGATATTCCAGTACCACCTCTGTTCCGCTTGAGCAATGGCGTGACGCAGGAGGATAGGGTGAGCGGCCTATTGGATGGCCGTCTAAGCAGTAAGTGTGGTGTGTAGGCAAATCCGCACACCAGTAAGCACAAGCTGTGATGGCGAGGGAAATATAAGTACCGAAGTCCCTGATTTCACACTGCCAAGAAAAGCGTCTAGCGAGGAACAAGGTGCCCGTACCGCAAACCGACACAGGTAGGCGAGGAGAGAATCCTAAGGTGCGCGGGATAACTCTTGCTAAGGAACTCGGCAAAATGGCCCCGTAACTTCGGGAGAAGGGGCGCCTCGGTAGGGTTTATAGCCCGAGGAGGCCGCAGTGAAAAGGCCCAAGCGACTGTTTAGCAAAAACACAGGTCTCTGCGAAGCCGCAAGGCGAAGTATAGGGGCTGACGCCTGCCCGGTGCTGGAAGGTTAAGGGGATGGGTTAGCGCAAGCGAAGCTTTGAACCGAAGCCCCAGTAAACGGCGGCCGTAACTATAACGGTCCTAAGGTAGCGAAATTCCTTGTCGGGTAAGTTCCGACCCGCACGAAAGGCGTAACGACTTGGGCGCTGTCTCGGCAAGAGACCCGGTGAAATCATAATACCTGTGAAGATGCAGGTTACCCGCGACAAGACGGAAAGACCCCATGGAGCTTTACTGTAGCCTGGTATTGAAACTTTGTGCATCATGTACAGAATAGGTGGGAAGCTGTGAAGCGAGGGCGCCAGCCTTCGTGGAGCTGTCGTTGGGATACCACCCTTGATGTACGGAGTTTCTAACTTGCCGCCCTTATCGGGTGGAAGGACCATGCCAGGTGGGCAGTTTGACTGGGGCGGTCGCCTCCTAAAGAGTAACGGAGGCGCCCAAAGGTTCCCTCAGAATGGTCGGAAATCATTCGTAGAGTGTAAAGGCACAAGGGAGCTTGACTGCGAGACCTACAAGTCGAGCAGGGACGAAAGTCGGGCTTAGTGATCCGGTGGTTCCGCATGGAAGGGCCATCGCTCAACGGATAAAAGCTACCCTGGGGATAACAGGCTTATCTCCCCCAAGAGTCCACATCGACGGGGAGGTTTGGCACCTCGATGTCGGCTCATCGCATCCTG
This is a stretch of genomic DNA from Brevibacillus laterosporus DSM 25. It encodes these proteins:
- the gyrA gene encoding DNA gyrase subunit A: MAEQTSRFSKIDISQEMRDSFIDYAMSVIVSRALPDVRDGLKPVHRRILYAMHDMGLTPDKAFRKSANVVGQVMAKYHPHGDTAIYETMVRLAQDFNMRYMLVEGQGNFGSVDGDRAAAMRYTESRFSKIALEMLRDIDKDTVDFIPNYDGHEEEPTVLPSRFPNLLVNGSAGIAVGMATNIPPHNLREVIDGVSAMIDNPEITVAELMKIIKGPDFPTAGEILGYSGIRRAYETGRGSIVMRAKTNIEENNGKARIIVTEIPYQVNKARLVEKIAELVREKKIDGITDLRDESDRKGMRIVIELRRDIIPKVVLNNLFKHTQMQSTFGVNMLALVNSRPKTLNLREMIYHYLEHQRVIVRRRTEYELRQAEARAHILEGLRIALDHIDEIISLIRASRMAEEARNALIERFGLSHEQAQAILDMRLQRLTGLEREKIEAEYQDLLAKIAELKGILADENKIYSIIREEMNAIKEKFGDDRRTIITIGEDMIEDADLIPEEEVVISLTHSGYVKRLPVTTYRSQKRGGRGIQGIGTKDDDFVEHLCITNSHDTLLFFTSKGKVYRLRGFEIPDLSRTAKGTPIINLIQIEKGETVSAVIPVKEFREDQFIFFATKQGIVKKTDLKSFENIRRGGLFAVNLREDDELINVRLTDGNQQIIMGTKQGMSVRFNEGDVRTMGRTATGVKGITLDSNDVVIGMDVIREDAEVLIVTAKGYGKRTPVSEYRIQTRGGKGIKTHNVTERSGQVVGLKVVHADEDLMIVTITGIIIRMEIKGISVMGRYTQGVKLIRLGDEEEVVSIATVEASEDEDSDNEDSDNENNPTEEQAIETDDANEATETEVSEVDTDVTNDPSEE
- a CDS encoding HD-GYP domain-containing protein, with amino-acid sequence MPVCQIKHIPVGSRLTEDVHTPLGGLLFTRGTVIEDREIEILDAFMIEEVLIEALTDGTVIIEGLVDAKKQTSVGGKEKSKPTRKRHTDSGFVEHMEKAVSSFKNLFQHVQGGQSIPVLEVRNVMTTLLKEIEEQSNLLFILKKADNPNNYLYEHCVGVGLLSYIMAKWMKLPEKEWMQVALAGVLMDIGKTKVDHKILWKSGKLTPSEFEEMKKHTVYGYELIKSAQGLTQGVGLAALQHHEREDGSGYPFGIKGDKIHIYSKIIAVADMYHAMCSDRLHQKATSPFLVVEQLLQDSFGKLDPKVVRVFVNGITQFSIGSKVELSDGTVGKVVFINQNYPTRPMVEINQSIINLADKRNVWIVKALV